The genomic window TAGGAAAGGTAAGGATCACATACTTCTGTATTGAAAATTTGCTACGTTTTGATTTCGGAACTTTGTGAAACAAAGGCTCTAACGCTGTCGACCAGTCTTCAACAAGATGAGCAGCCATGAGAACCTGAAAAGGTGACGGGCTATTTCGAGCAGACTTTATGATCGTTAGATAATCCTCTACTGTTTCAATACTTTCCAGTCTCTTTAAAAGTGTGCCATAAAGTCCAAAATTCCGATCGCACTGGCAATACGAGTGTCCGCGTACAGGAAACATGTGAGTTACTTTCACTTTGGTTATTTGGGACAACCAAGAACAAAATCTcaaaacagtaatatttttattctggCCTCCTGCAGCATccgataaaaatattatattcttaatatttttgtaagattTCATTTTTTCACAGGTGAAGTGGTAGACAAAGCTACAAACTGAGTTGGCATTTTTCTTTGCGTCACACTCTGGAAAACAATAAAAGGTACTGGCTGAATCATTATGGCAGTGAACGTTGAACACATTCAACCACAATAACCTTTTGTAGAATTGGGATGTAACATTAAGTTTAGGGATTGGTAGATTTTGTCCATAGTCAAACTCTATTACTAATGTGTCATCTTGCATTGTATTGCCTTTTACTTTTGCTAAGTACTCTTGTTTTAAGGTTTTGTATTTTTCAACCTTGGCTAAATGTAACCTATATGTGGTTTTACGCGGATCATTCGGATTAATATCCAACAGAGTTTTAGATTCAGTACAAAAGTCACACACGTCGGTCCTTGGCTGTCTAAAACAATATGGACTATTTTCTCTGAAGTATCTGTGATATGTGGAGTATTTCATAGTAAGTGTCTTACCTGTACTATCAAAATAGTATTGCTGGaaggcaatgaacattttcttCACATTTAAATCAGGATTCTCAAAATACTTGCGTTCTGTGTGGCCCCTGCTATAATGTGATTGCTTGCTTGGAAATTTGGCCCAATGTTCTTCTACTTTAGTCTACACATCACGAGATAATTTGTTTGGACGTTCAGTATGCTTTCCTCTATTTTCCTTAAATACCGGATTCCCTGTTGAAAATAAAGCACAGATTTTGTTGACATTGCACGTCAGCCAATGCACACTTCATTCAAAAGGAAActgctatataaatattttgttttcattatattttaagaaactaGAACAATACTGtccaaaatttttaatgtgaaatGATGTAAACACTCACCTACAATactaataatttttgaataatatttccaaaaaaataacaatattagcTATGTCACTAAGCAAATTATTTACTCTTTGCGGCAATCTTCCATATCGCACAAtaactaaacatataaaaaataatttaaaatgcacaAGGATTAAAAACACAACCACCTACCTGAAGAACAAGCACGTAGAACAGTTTTCATTCGTGATTCGGACACCTGTAGCACTTTAAGAACAAAAGCTTTGCAGACATCTTTCCTATCAATGCCATTTTGTAGGTGATACCGCCATGAATACCCTCTGTTCTTTCCAATGGGATTACTCTTCtttaacattatttcttttttctcaATGCAACCATAAAGATAAGTATCTTGAACTATTTTGTCTCCTAGTTTCCAAAACGAACTAAACAACCATTCTTGCTGTTCATCTGGGAATAACGAAAAACACTTTTTCCTACAGCATTCATTgataaatttgaaaacatttttaggaactGACTTACCAGAACAACCCTTGTAGCTATCCCCACTGTTTCGTTTGACTTTATTTTCCACACGTCGCCAAGAGTCTCTTTGAAGCAATCTCTTCTTTCCTTTGTTTCTTATTTTTACACTTACTTCCATAttttcactctcactctcacttgTCTCCATGTTAATAACGTccaattttcaaaacaaatataccCTTAACACATACGTAGCAGTATTACAATAAAGGTATTAGGCCTATACCAATAACGAGCCTGCGTTCGACAAAATGGGTCGAGACACATGTTGTTTTCTCGGGTGTGTTAGCCGTTCGCCGGAAGAACGACTTAGCGCGCAGCGCTACATTCTTCATTCTCCTGCCATCTGTATATTCTGGAGCGAACTAATATTTATGTGCCACATAGAGGACATATCTAGGATTGCAAATATGCATTGGCCGGAAAAACGACTTAAGTTGGTTTAAGCTGTTATTGCACCCAGCGCCTCAATTATAAGCGtatttcaggtgttacatttaaaaacaactgttttctgactgtgataacatatttaaatcgtttctctcccaaagttgaatcttttgaccaacacgttttcaactttataattatttttatttaatttgtacgcgaaatttatttaggggtaaagagagcaattagttgaaggactgtattcttgatatccgtgtacccgagacgctgtaaaagtttaaggactgtattcctgcatttttgttgctaaaaattcatttgtttcaataaaatagttaatatttaattaataaagtagccaataaagattttttttatggcgaatgagtactgtggtctagtattttagt from Bacillus rossius redtenbacheri isolate Brsri chromosome 1, Brsri_v3, whole genome shotgun sequence includes these protein-coding regions:
- the LOC134529772 gene encoding uncharacterized protein LOC134529772 encodes the protein MFIAFQQYYFDSTGKTLTMKYSTYHRYFRENSPYCFRQPRTDVCDFCTESKTLLDINPNDPRKTTYRLHLAKVEKYKTLKQEYLAKVKGNTMQDDTLVIEFDYGQNLPIPKLNVTSQFYKRLLWLNVFNVHCHNDSASTFYCFPECDAKKNANSVCSFVYHFTCEKMKSYKNIKNIIFLSDAAGGQNKNITVLRFCSWLSQITKVKVTHMFPVRGHSYCQCDRNFGLYGTLLKRLESIETVEDYLTIIKSARNSPSPFQVLMAAHLVEDWSTALEPLFHKVPKSKRSKFSIQKYVILTFPTTGALAVSASYNAIFEPFIFSVGFGMKSKEELYLKKPARPGLKESKKNDVLSLLKFLKPENAESLKGLLEYTTVPEEDIGSESEKSGESENDV